A region from the Corallococcus caeni genome encodes:
- a CDS encoding sigma-54-dependent transcriptional regulator, with product MAKVLVIDDETNLRKVLAALLRRDGFDVTVAENGEQGLAEFHKNGADIVVTDLVMPKLGGMEVLAAVRAANPDVPVIIITAHGTVDSAVEAIKAGAFDYITKPFDQTELSSVVAKAAKTNESAKRSVRADHKARSAIIGESPQIQDVYKIIDKVADTPSTVLITGESGTGKELIATALHGASSRRDKPFIKINCAAIPATLLESELFGYEKGAFTGAVTSKPGRFELADEGTLFLDEIGEIPVEMQVKLLRALQEGEFERVGGIKTTRVNVRLVAATNRDLQAEIEAGRFRKDLYYRLAVVPIVLPALRERRSDIPMLAQHFVDKYNRRLHKKIEGIADDALALLQAYAWPGNIRELENLIERVLLFADGPHITARDLPEPVRGGAGVQAGAQVAASLGTLDVPVGEVGLKDIVRMKAAELERDLIVKKLEETGGNVTRAARLLQISRKSLQTKMKEFGLRDTTPDGQEDGPDE from the coding sequence ATGGCCAAGGTCCTGGTCATCGACGACGAGACGAACCTGCGCAAGGTGCTGGCCGCCCTGCTGCGCCGCGACGGGTTCGACGTCACCGTGGCGGAGAACGGCGAGCAGGGGCTGGCCGAGTTCCACAAGAACGGCGCGGACATCGTCGTCACCGACCTGGTGATGCCGAAGCTGGGCGGCATGGAGGTGCTCGCCGCCGTGCGCGCCGCCAACCCGGACGTGCCGGTGATCATCATCACCGCGCACGGCACGGTGGACTCCGCCGTGGAGGCCATCAAGGCGGGCGCGTTCGACTACATCACCAAGCCCTTCGACCAGACGGAGCTGTCGTCCGTCGTGGCCAAGGCCGCCAAGACGAACGAGAGCGCCAAGCGCTCCGTGCGCGCGGATCACAAGGCGCGCTCCGCCATCATCGGCGAGTCGCCGCAGATCCAAGACGTCTACAAGATCATCGACAAGGTCGCGGACACGCCCTCCACGGTGCTGATCACCGGGGAGAGCGGCACGGGCAAGGAGCTCATCGCCACCGCGCTGCACGGCGCGTCCAGCCGCCGCGACAAGCCGTTCATCAAGATCAACTGCGCCGCCATCCCCGCCACGCTCCTGGAGAGCGAGCTGTTCGGCTACGAGAAGGGCGCCTTCACCGGCGCCGTCACCTCCAAGCCGGGCCGCTTCGAGCTGGCCGACGAGGGCACCCTCTTCCTGGACGAGATCGGCGAGATCCCCGTCGAGATGCAGGTGAAGCTGCTGCGCGCGCTCCAGGAGGGCGAGTTCGAGCGCGTGGGCGGCATCAAGACGACGCGCGTGAACGTGCGCCTGGTGGCCGCCACCAACCGCGACCTCCAGGCGGAGATCGAAGCGGGCCGCTTCCGCAAGGACCTGTACTACCGGCTGGCCGTGGTGCCCATCGTGCTGCCCGCGCTGCGCGAGCGCCGCAGTGACATCCCGATGCTCGCCCAGCACTTCGTGGACAAGTACAACCGGCGCCTCCACAAGAAGATCGAAGGCATCGCCGACGACGCGCTCGCGCTGCTCCAGGCGTACGCGTGGCCGGGCAACATCCGCGAGCTGGAGAACCTCATCGAGCGCGTGCTGCTCTTCGCGGACGGCCCCCACATCACCGCCAGGGACTTGCCGGAGCCGGTGCGCGGGGGAGCGGGCGTGCAGGCGGGCGCGCAGGTCGCCGCCTCGCTGGGCACGCTGGACGTCCCCGTGGGCGAGGTGGGCCTCAAGGACATCGTGCGCATGAAGGCCGCGGAGCTGGAGCGGGACCTCATCGTCAAGAAGCTGGAGGAGACGGGCGGCAACGTCACGCGCGCCGCGCGCCTCCTGCAGATCAGCCGCAAGTCACTCCAGACGAAGATGAAGGAGTTCGGCCTGCGAGACACCACCCCGGACGGTCAGGAAGACGGCCCGGACGAGTAG
- a CDS encoding M23 family metallopeptidase produces the protein MRPNLPTLGGPPKRNPFGPVVAVSVILGAAAGGVWWWKQRMADVPMDVASQTVTALDAGTVAQAPVAPPAPTDPVKAAGLERASIRIEGPLETALIQASDATVGPALAQVVTRTLVWWVRVPGEILRGDTLDVLYQRRPNEEPLVYAVRFVSGKTGQTHRAYRFTPAGEPNAHYYLPNGDELELRMEKSPIDSYEQITSLLRDGRGHKGVDFRAPVGTTVRAPFAGVIKRKNWNFGSNGNCIELVESGGKGRRALFLHLSELPRTVQAGMRVSAGQVLAQSGNTGHSFAPHLHYQLMLGENRVLDPFDQHKTYRASLVATQKGAFDTEVQRLDGLLGTPVAGK, from the coding sequence ATGCGGCCGAATCTTCCCACCCTCGGTGGACCACCGAAGCGCAATCCCTTCGGACCGGTGGTTGCCGTCTCCGTCATCCTCGGCGCGGCCGCGGGTGGCGTGTGGTGGTGGAAACAGCGCATGGCGGATGTCCCCATGGACGTCGCCTCGCAGACCGTGACCGCGCTGGACGCCGGCACCGTGGCCCAGGCCCCCGTGGCCCCGCCCGCGCCCACCGACCCCGTGAAGGCCGCCGGCCTGGAGCGCGCGTCCATCCGCATCGAGGGCCCGCTGGAGACGGCGCTCATCCAGGCCTCCGACGCCACCGTGGGCCCCGCCCTGGCGCAGGTGGTGACGCGCACGCTGGTGTGGTGGGTGCGCGTACCCGGGGAGATCCTCCGGGGGGACACGCTGGACGTGCTCTACCAACGCCGCCCCAACGAGGAGCCGCTGGTGTACGCGGTGCGCTTCGTGAGCGGCAAGACGGGCCAGACGCACCGCGCCTACCGCTTCACGCCCGCGGGCGAGCCGAACGCCCACTACTACCTGCCCAACGGTGACGAGCTGGAGCTGCGGATGGAGAAGTCGCCCATCGACAGCTACGAGCAGATCACCTCCCTGCTGCGCGACGGCCGCGGCCACAAGGGCGTGGACTTCCGCGCCCCGGTGGGCACGACGGTCCGGGCGCCCTTCGCGGGCGTCATCAAGCGCAAGAACTGGAACTTCGGCAGCAACGGCAACTGCATCGAGCTGGTGGAGTCCGGGGGCAAGGGCCGCCGCGCCCTCTTCCTGCACCTGTCGGAGCTGCCCCGCACGGTCCAGGCCGGGATGCGCGTGTCCGCGGGCCAGGTGCTGGCCCAGAGCGGCAACACGGGCCACTCCTTCGCCCCCCACCTGCACTACCAGCTCATGCTGGGCGAAAACCGGGTCCTGGACCCCTTCGATCAGCACAAGACCTACCGCGCGTCCCTGGTGGCGACCCAGAAGGGCGCCTTCGACACCGAGGTCCAGCGGCTGGACGGCCTGCTCGGGACACCCGTGGCGGGCAAGTAA
- the rsmI gene encoding 16S rRNA (cytidine(1402)-2'-O)-methyltransferase — protein sequence MAGTLYLVATPIGNLGDVTARALETLRTVGFLACEDTRHSRILLDHFGITGKDLVSLPAFAEGQRAGRILDRLEAGEDCALITDAGSPGISDPGEKLVAEALERGLKVEPVPGPTALVAALSASGLPTGRFHFLGFLPRKGPERRAMLDEVAPLSATCVLYESPRRLAETLADLQEAWGDRRACVARELTKLHEEFVRGPLSTLVARYAGEETRGEVVVLVEGRTGEQRWSEDELRRALEAGLARGEKLKPLSTELARRAGWPGQEVYRLGLGLKQR from the coding sequence TTGGCTGGAACGCTCTACCTCGTGGCCACGCCCATCGGGAACCTGGGGGACGTCACCGCCCGGGCCCTGGAGACGCTGCGCACCGTGGGCTTCCTCGCGTGCGAGGACACCCGGCACTCGCGCATCCTCCTGGACCACTTCGGCATCACCGGGAAGGACCTGGTCAGCCTGCCCGCCTTCGCGGAGGGGCAGCGCGCCGGGCGCATCCTGGACCGCCTTGAAGCGGGGGAGGACTGCGCGCTCATCACCGACGCGGGCAGCCCCGGCATCAGCGACCCGGGGGAGAAGCTGGTGGCGGAGGCGCTGGAGCGCGGCCTGAAGGTGGAGCCGGTGCCCGGGCCCACGGCGCTGGTGGCCGCCCTGAGCGCGTCGGGGCTGCCCACCGGGCGCTTCCACTTCCTGGGCTTCCTGCCGCGCAAGGGCCCGGAGCGCCGGGCCATGCTGGATGAAGTGGCCCCCCTGTCCGCCACCTGCGTCCTCTACGAGTCCCCGCGCCGCCTGGCGGAGACGCTGGCCGACCTCCAGGAGGCCTGGGGGGACCGGCGCGCGTGCGTGGCGCGCGAGCTGACCAAGCTGCACGAGGAGTTCGTCCGGGGCCCGCTGTCCACCCTCGTCGCGCGCTACGCGGGCGAGGAGACCCGGGGCGAGGTGGTGGTGCTGGTGGAGGGGCGCACCGGCGAGCAGCGCTGGAGCGAGGACGAGCTGCGCCGGGCGCTGGAGGCGGGCCTGGCCCGCGGCGAGAAGCTCAAGCCGCTGAGCACGGAGCTGGCCCGCCGCGCGGGGTGGCCCGGCCAGGAGGTGTACCGGCTGGGCCTGGGGCTGAAGCAGCGGTAG
- a CDS encoding YraN family protein, giving the protein MATRRDVGNVAEAEGVRLLESQGFRVVARNWTCRYGELDIVAEQGELMCFVEVRMRSTAAWGDPSHTVSFAKQRRVVKAALHYLFQNGIDGRMVRFDVISVVGQGEHARVEHLPAAFDAGM; this is encoded by the coding sequence ATGGCAACGCGGCGGGACGTGGGGAACGTGGCGGAGGCGGAGGGCGTGCGCCTGCTGGAGTCGCAGGGCTTCCGGGTGGTGGCGCGCAACTGGACGTGCCGCTACGGGGAGCTGGACATCGTGGCGGAGCAGGGGGAACTCATGTGCTTCGTGGAGGTGCGCATGCGCTCCACCGCGGCCTGGGGAGACCCCTCGCACACCGTGTCCTTCGCCAAGCAGCGCCGGGTGGTGAAGGCCGCGCTGCACTATCTCTTCCAGAACGGCATCGACGGGCGCATGGTGCGCTTCGACGTCATCTCCGTCGTGGGCCAGGGCGAGCACGCCCGGGTGGAGCACCTGCCCGCCGCCTTCGACGCTGGCATGTAA
- a CDS encoding ATP-binding protein: protein MHFVEVAIQNVRGFSPAGRFPLKTGYLILKPPTADVLPLGNLALSLLFADGRGGDSSLVGSAGRSGKAALTFVGQDGMTYRVLRELGGSGSLHRLNPNTSQPELVSTDTSEINQYLRGQAGLPPRTTFEQVYCLQLVMLPSRRPRKSAPKAAAAAGAKASGATPSLAAATQVLPAEDVPAAEAKVKVLEKELVTAKAVDQLQFKVDELSSLIFEADSKLKGGEGLKAAIVEAEAAWRAAPSPESLGLPLDILSRVKRYPKAVARRDEALARLETDRDPELEDASLKVPPLTKNRVFWGGLGTGVLFMALSVGLGIVAAQPLWRYLALINIPAFFAAALMAWRYVDDLQAATRKGSKDNRKDARHKKILDEFELEDAPVRMAIKALNLETYEEIPGALEQKDLLGMRLGELQTQLEEYEASAEYQGAIRDGQELRAQQEELNAELSAKGTYVRDLREVERELSRLKESIALAKAPPVQVAAAPGQAPVPVDPLEDPSPLVLAQAADVLTSDMLSVQALMKDRCVQYLTALTDRRYQGVEWDRDGNAFLLAPNSRIPVGELSPKDIDLYYLALRMTVVEKTCARVKRPFILDDVLTGVDEAKLPLVARMLKHLGTLTQVLHVTAHPGFGQMSDGTVNV, encoded by the coding sequence ATGCACTTCGTCGAGGTCGCCATCCAGAACGTCCGCGGGTTCTCTCCCGCCGGGCGCTTCCCGCTGAAGACCGGGTACCTCATCCTCAAGCCGCCCACGGCGGACGTGCTGCCGCTGGGGAACCTCGCGCTGTCGCTGCTGTTCGCGGACGGCCGGGGCGGGGACTCGAGCCTGGTGGGCTCGGCGGGGCGCTCGGGCAAGGCCGCGCTGACGTTCGTGGGCCAGGACGGGATGACGTACCGGGTGCTGCGCGAGCTGGGCGGTTCCGGCTCGCTGCACCGGCTCAACCCCAACACGAGCCAGCCGGAGCTGGTGTCCACGGACACGTCGGAGATCAACCAGTACCTGCGCGGCCAGGCGGGCCTGCCTCCGCGCACCACCTTCGAACAGGTATACTGCCTCCAGCTGGTGATGCTGCCGTCGCGCCGGCCCCGCAAGAGCGCGCCCAAGGCCGCCGCGGCCGCGGGAGCGAAGGCCTCCGGGGCCACGCCGTCGCTGGCGGCCGCCACGCAGGTGCTGCCGGCGGAGGACGTCCCGGCCGCCGAGGCGAAGGTGAAGGTGCTGGAGAAGGAGCTCGTCACCGCGAAGGCGGTGGATCAGCTCCAGTTCAAGGTGGATGAGCTGTCGTCGCTCATCTTCGAGGCGGACTCGAAGCTCAAGGGCGGCGAGGGGCTCAAGGCCGCCATCGTGGAGGCGGAGGCCGCATGGCGCGCGGCGCCCTCGCCGGAGTCGCTGGGCCTGCCGCTGGACATCCTCTCGCGCGTGAAGCGCTACCCGAAGGCGGTGGCGCGGCGGGACGAGGCGCTGGCCCGGCTGGAGACGGACCGGGATCCGGAGCTGGAGGACGCGTCGCTGAAGGTGCCGCCGCTCACGAAGAACCGCGTCTTCTGGGGCGGCCTGGGCACGGGCGTGCTCTTCATGGCCCTGAGCGTGGGCCTGGGCATCGTCGCGGCGCAGCCCCTGTGGCGTTACCTGGCGTTGATCAACATCCCCGCCTTCTTCGCCGCCGCGCTGATGGCCTGGCGCTACGTGGACGACCTGCAGGCGGCCACGCGCAAGGGCTCCAAGGACAACCGAAAGGACGCGCGGCACAAGAAGATCCTCGACGAGTTCGAGCTCGAGGACGCGCCGGTGCGCATGGCCATCAAGGCCCTGAACCTGGAGACCTACGAGGAGATCCCCGGCGCGCTGGAGCAGAAGGACCTGCTCGGCATGCGGCTGGGGGAGCTGCAGACGCAGCTGGAGGAGTACGAGGCCTCCGCCGAGTACCAGGGCGCCATCCGCGACGGGCAGGAGCTGCGCGCACAGCAGGAGGAGCTCAACGCGGAGCTGTCCGCCAAGGGCACCTACGTGCGCGACCTGCGCGAGGTGGAGCGCGAGCTGTCCCGGCTGAAGGAGTCCATCGCGCTGGCGAAGGCGCCCCCGGTGCAGGTGGCCGCGGCCCCCGGCCAGGCGCCCGTGCCGGTGGATCCGCTGGAGGACCCCTCCCCGCTGGTGCTGGCGCAGGCCGCGGACGTGCTCACGTCCGACATGCTGTCGGTCCAGGCGCTCATGAAGGACCGCTGCGTGCAGTACCTCACCGCGCTCACGGACCGGCGCTACCAGGGCGTGGAGTGGGACCGCGACGGCAACGCCTTCCTGCTCGCGCCGAACAGCCGCATCCCGGTGGGGGAGCTGTCCCCGAAGGACATCGACCTCTACTACCTGGCGCTGCGCATGACGGTGGTGGAGAAGACGTGTGCCCGGGTGAAGCGCCCCTTCATCCTGGATGACGTGCTGACGGGCGTGGACGAGGCAAAGCTGCCCCTCGTCGCCCGCATGCTCAAGCACCTGGGTACGCTCACGCAGGTGTTGCACGTCACCGCCCACCCCGGCTTCGGCCAGATGTCGGACGGCACCGTTAACGTCTAG
- the rplS gene encoding 50S ribosomal protein L19: MRRSLIEHVENKFLRKDITAFRTGDSVRVHWKVKEGEKERVQAFEGVVIRKTKGTNRATFTVRKMSFGVGVERIFPIHSPRYEKIEVLTRGDVNRKRLFYLRELKGKASRVDVQVDPEKAAAKAAKAAAAQG; encoded by the coding sequence ATGCGCCGCAGCCTCATCGAGCACGTCGAAAACAAGTTCCTGCGCAAGGACATCACCGCGTTCCGCACGGGTGATTCCGTTCGCGTCCACTGGAAGGTCAAGGAAGGCGAGAAGGAGCGCGTGCAGGCCTTCGAGGGCGTGGTCATCCGCAAGACCAAGGGCACGAACCGCGCGACCTTCACCGTGCGCAAGATGTCCTTCGGCGTCGGCGTGGAGCGCATCTTCCCCATCCACAGCCCGCGCTACGAGAAGATCGAGGTCCTCACCCGCGGTGACGTGAACCGCAAGCGCCTGTTCTACCTCCGCGAGCTGAAGGGCAAGGCCTCGCGCGTGGACGTGCAGGTGGATCCTGAGAAGGCCGCCGCCAAGGCCGCCAAGGCCGCCGCCGCTCAGGGCTAG
- the trmD gene encoding tRNA (guanosine(37)-N1)-methyltransferase TrmD, translated as MSYPVELLTLFPGMVSGYLGASILGKAQEKGLISVTLTDVRDFAEGKHRVTDDAPYGGGAGMVMKPEPLVAAIEAARARLPGAKALLMSPRGPTFTQATARELARHEAGLILVCGRYEGVDERVMPFLDGELSLGDFVLTGGEVAAMAVVDAVARLVPGVLGNEASSVAESFEEGLLEHPHYTRPPVFRGAEVPAVLQSGDHARIARWRRWKAIKLTQERRPDLFARLEFSKADQKLLAREEEAL; from the coding sequence GTGAGCTACCCCGTGGAGCTCCTCACGCTGTTCCCCGGGATGGTGTCCGGCTACCTGGGCGCGAGCATCCTCGGGAAGGCCCAGGAGAAGGGGCTCATCTCGGTCACGCTCACCGACGTGCGCGACTTCGCCGAGGGCAAGCACCGCGTCACCGACGACGCGCCCTACGGCGGCGGCGCCGGCATGGTGATGAAGCCCGAACCCCTGGTGGCCGCCATCGAGGCCGCGCGCGCCCGCCTGCCCGGCGCGAAGGCGCTGCTGATGAGCCCCCGGGGGCCCACGTTCACGCAGGCCACGGCGCGCGAGCTGGCGCGACACGAGGCCGGGCTGATCCTCGTCTGCGGCCGTTACGAAGGCGTGGACGAGCGGGTGATGCCCTTCCTGGACGGCGAGCTGTCCCTGGGCGACTTCGTCCTCACGGGCGGAGAGGTCGCCGCCATGGCGGTGGTGGACGCCGTGGCGCGGCTGGTGCCGGGCGTCCTGGGGAACGAGGCGTCCTCCGTGGCGGAGAGCTTCGAGGAGGGGCTGCTGGAGCACCCGCACTACACCCGCCCGCCCGTCTTCCGGGGCGCCGAGGTGCCGGCCGTGCTCCAGTCCGGCGATCACGCGCGCATCGCCCGCTGGCGCCGGTGGAAGGCCATCAAGCTCACACAGGAGCGGCGGCCGGACCTGTTCGCGCGGCTGGAGTTCAGCAAAGCGGATCAGAAACTGCTCGCCAGGGAAGAAGAAGCGTTGTAA
- the rimM gene encoding ribosome maturation factor RimM (Essential for efficient processing of 16S rRNA), whose translation MSALACLELGYVARAHGLRGEVAVRAFDPASETLGTVERVRLRLRSGEEREYAVESFRPANKEDLLYFEGVESRTAAEALVGAKVFVYREDLEPPEEGEFFQGDLVGLAAVDEQGASLGTVEEVWATGEVPNLVIRAKGRPELVVPFADEFVPAVDVPAGRIVIRPPEYLEADGPEGPGDGDGG comes from the coding sequence GTGAGCGCGCTGGCCTGTCTGGAGTTGGGCTACGTGGCCCGTGCGCACGGGCTGCGCGGCGAGGTGGCGGTCCGCGCGTTCGACCCCGCCTCGGAGACGCTCGGCACCGTCGAGCGCGTCCGGCTGCGCCTGCGCTCCGGAGAGGAGCGCGAGTACGCCGTGGAGTCCTTCCGCCCGGCGAACAAGGAAGACCTGCTGTACTTCGAGGGCGTGGAGTCCCGCACGGCCGCCGAGGCGCTGGTGGGCGCGAAGGTGTTCGTCTACCGCGAGGACCTGGAGCCGCCTGAAGAGGGCGAGTTCTTCCAGGGCGACCTCGTTGGCCTGGCCGCCGTGGATGAACAGGGCGCCTCCCTGGGCACGGTGGAAGAGGTCTGGGCCACCGGTGAGGTGCCCAACCTGGTGATCCGCGCCAAGGGCCGGCCGGAGCTGGTGGTGCCCTTCGCGGACGAGTTCGTTCCGGCGGTGGACGTGCCCGCGGGGCGCATCGTCATCCGGCCTCCGGAGTACCTGGAGGCGGACGGGCCGGAAGGCCCTGGCGACGGAGACGGCGGGTGA
- a CDS encoding KH domain-containing protein, giving the protein MEPLLTYLAKALVDQPDQVALRISEADGGRLYELKVAPEDVGKVIGRDGRTVNALRTLLNAAAQKQGQKVRLEILDDRRAPGSPPVPPAPDAAR; this is encoded by the coding sequence GTGGAGCCGCTGCTCACGTATCTGGCGAAGGCCCTGGTTGATCAACCCGACCAGGTCGCCCTGCGCATCTCCGAGGCGGATGGCGGCCGGCTCTATGAGCTGAAGGTCGCCCCCGAGGACGTCGGCAAGGTCATCGGCCGTGATGGGCGCACCGTGAACGCCCTCCGGACGCTGCTCAACGCCGCCGCCCAGAAACAGGGCCAGAAGGTCCGCCTGGAGATTCTCGACGACCGGCGTGCCCCGGGTTCTCCCCCGGTGCCGCCCGCTCCGGACGCCGCGCGGTGA
- the rpsP gene encoding 30S ribosomal protein S16, whose amino-acid sequence MAVVLRLARAGAKKMPYYHVVATDSRSPRDGKFLEQVGSYDPNHSPAKVQFNEERLNYWLKSGALPSETVADLIKTAKKQAPATTA is encoded by the coding sequence ATGGCCGTTGTCCTCCGTCTTGCCCGCGCGGGCGCCAAGAAGATGCCGTACTACCACGTGGTTGCCACCGACTCGCGCAGCCCGCGCGACGGCAAGTTCCTGGAGCAGGTCGGTTCCTACGACCCCAACCACAGCCCCGCGAAGGTGCAGTTCAACGAGGAGCGGCTGAACTACTGGCTGAAGAGCGGCGCGCTGCCCTCCGAGACGGTCGCGGACCTCATCAAGACGGCGAAGAAGCAGGCCCCGGCGACCACCGCCTGA